A stretch of Myxococcales bacterium DNA encodes these proteins:
- the surE gene encoding 5'/3'-nucleotidase SurE, translated as MPKRPLILLSNDDGIGAPGLAALIEAVQDLGDLLVAAPDRERSAASHSITLNSPLRVDELAPGRFAIDGTPVDCVYLAALHLAARRPNLCISGINDGYNLGSDVFYSGTVAAAVEATLRGVPSIAVSAERHRPLDFRAGARFVRALAEETLARANDRNPFPEGALLNVNVPAGASGAYAVTFLGRRVYRDQVEVRADLRGRSYYWIGGTGGKSHGPAGQ; from the coding sequence ATGCCCAAGCGGCCTCTCATCCTGCTCAGCAACGACGACGGGATCGGAGCGCCAGGCCTGGCGGCCTTGATCGAGGCCGTCCAGGACCTGGGTGATCTGTTGGTTGCGGCGCCCGATCGCGAACGAAGTGCCGCGAGCCACTCGATCACGCTGAACAGCCCGCTGCGCGTCGACGAGTTGGCGCCGGGACGCTTTGCGATAGACGGCACGCCCGTCGACTGTGTCTACCTGGCCGCTTTGCACCTGGCGGCGCGACGTCCGAACCTGTGCATCTCGGGCATCAACGATGGGTATAACTTGGGCTCTGATGTCTTCTATTCGGGGACAGTGGCGGCCGCCGTGGAGGCAACCCTACGCGGGGTGCCTTCCATAGCTGTATCGGCAGAGCGCCACAGGCCGCTCGACTTTCGTGCGGGAGCCCGCTTCGTGAGGGCGCTGGCCGAAGAGACGCTGGCTCGTGCCAACGACCGAAACCCCTTTCCAGAGGGGGCCCTCCTGAACGTGAACGTGCCCGCGGGGGCCTCCGGTGCTTATGCCGTGACGTTCCTCGGCAGACGCGTTTATCGTGATCAAGTCGAGGTGCGGGCCGACCTCCGAGGGCGTTCGTACTACTGGATCGGAGGAACCGGAGGAAAAAGCCACGGACCTGCCGGGCAGTGA